The Candidatus Delongbacteria bacterium genome includes a region encoding these proteins:
- a CDS encoding ATP-binding protein, with translation MIHITEVFGLYKGSQVDEFLLKYTGLSLNEKGLKLKDVQSNWHFLGENSSNGSSISILKKGEKGLVERITNAIDAVIEKQKDAYGMGFPANSEIIIKKAFPKYYSNLQRIYEKHSEVKSQAYDIENQVILAVNDGSKANKPTFDILDKGTGVTGSDFKNTLLSINKGNKLSSDKKYLIGAFGQGGSTSLPFADSTIIVSKYDGKYYFTIVKSVELTDYKNHVYMYLTIENQIPELIVDNVSFDDYLQEFISSESGTLIRMIETDISREYRNNDISKPRMLVDYINTELFSVGIPVKIIENRGNYRDNKNAQNRNAYGTLTKLKTSKKYVKDDYSGSVEIYHNENPYKIDYYMILPDNENEWGSDLKCKNVFEQFNVYGDPILYTVNGQTITSETYTKLKNNGLTFLKYRLLIVINLDYLGNEKYKFFTSDRAQIKDTDLTKGFIDKVVKRITEIDKLQEMNEIIAEKSISSGIDSNLLNEISSEVQDIYNKFLKNGNIIPGRKKTNKHFKLSDDEFLDHIGTVEITSTQRDFYSDESVSFVVTTNAAKYVNETAMISPFIDGKAFHEYSPNFMNGRISYRMNDKTLKKGDHLIQFIYFDDTGITIESTKILFTILNEKAPENIEKIKDKKLDLNIILRDEAELICDIAKNKETKKIDAYVCLESDELVSQVYGYNASTDEISETKNKIIKPIVLFALFLDEIYDNVQNIEEKNKIMTSFIKSTLLN, from the coding sequence ATGATTCATATCACGGAAGTTTTTGGTTTATACAAGGGTTCACAAGTAGATGAGTTTTTACTGAAGTACACTGGATTGTCATTAAATGAAAAAGGCTTAAAATTAAAAGATGTTCAATCAAACTGGCATTTTTTAGGTGAAAACAGTTCCAATGGAAGTTCCATCAGTATTCTTAAAAAAGGTGAAAAAGGGCTGGTAGAAAGAATCACAAATGCTATTGATGCCGTTATTGAAAAGCAAAAAGATGCTTATGGGATGGGTTTTCCTGCAAATTCTGAAATTATTATTAAAAAAGCGTTTCCTAAATATTATTCTAATTTGCAAAGAATATACGAAAAACATTCTGAAGTTAAATCCCAAGCTTATGATATTGAGAATCAAGTTATTTTAGCTGTTAATGATGGTTCAAAAGCTAATAAGCCAACCTTTGATATTTTAGATAAAGGAACTGGGGTTACAGGAAGCGATTTTAAAAATACTCTTCTATCCATTAATAAAGGAAATAAACTCAGTAGCGATAAAAAGTATCTAATCGGTGCATTTGGACAGGGTGGATCTACTTCATTACCTTTTGCAGATTCCACAATTATTGTATCCAAATATGATGGAAAATACTATTTTACTATTGTTAAATCTGTTGAGTTAACTGACTATAAAAATCATGTTTATATGTATTTAACTATAGAGAATCAAATACCTGAGCTAATTGTCGATAACGTTAGTTTTGATGATTACTTACAAGAATTTATTTCATCTGAGTCTGGAACGCTGATTAGGATGATTGAAACAGATATTTCTAGAGAATACAGAAATAATGATATTTCAAAACCTAGGATGTTAGTTGATTACATTAATACTGAACTGTTTAGTGTAGGTATTCCGGTTAAAATTATTGAAAACAGAGGAAATTATAGAGATAATAAAAACGCTCAAAATAGGAATGCATACGGAACTTTAACAAAATTAAAAACTTCAAAAAAATATGTAAAAGATGATTACTCTGGAAGTGTAGAGATTTATCATAATGAGAACCCATATAAAATTGATTACTACATGATATTGCCTGATAATGAAAATGAATGGGGTTCTGATTTGAAATGTAAAAATGTATTTGAACAATTCAATGTATATGGTGATCCTATACTGTACACTGTAAATGGACAAACGATTACATCTGAGACGTACACAAAACTGAAAAACAACGGGTTGACATTTCTTAAATATAGATTACTCATTGTCATAAACCTAGATTATTTAGGAAATGAAAAATACAAATTTTTCACATCAGACAGAGCTCAAATAAAAGACACGGATTTAACAAAAGGATTTATTGATAAAGTTGTAAAAAGAATAACTGAAATTGATAAACTACAAGAAATGAATGAGATTATTGCTGAAAAAAGTATAAGTAGTGGAATCGATTCAAATTTACTCAATGAAATTTCATCAGAGGTCCAAGATATATATAATAAGTTTCTAAAAAATGGGAATATAATTCCTGGAAGAAAGAAAACTAATAAGCATTTTAAATTGAGCGATGATGAATTTCTGGATCACATTGGTACAGTTGAAATAACATCAACGCAGAGAGATTTTTATTCTGATGAGAGTGTCTCATTTGTGGTTACTACTAACGCAGCAAAATATGTTAATGAAACTGCTATGATATCTCCGTTCATAGATGGAAAAGCATTTCATGAATATTCACCGAACTTTATGAATGGTAGAATTTCATATAGAATGAATGATAAAACACTAAAAAAAGGAGATCATTTAATTCAATTTATATACTTTGATGATACAGGTATAACCATTGAAAGCACAAAAATATTATTCACAATATTAAATGAAAAAGCACCTGAAAATATCGAAAAAATTAAGGATAAAAAATTAGATTTAAATATTATATTAAGAGACGAAGCTGAGCTAATCTGTGATATTGCAAAAAATAAGGAAACTAAAAAAATAGATGCTTATGTATGCCTAGAAAGTGATGAACTAGTTAGTCAAGTTTATGGATACAATGCAAGTACTGATGAAATAAGCGAGACAAAAAACAAGATAATCAAACCAATCGTATTATTTGCTCTGTTTCTTGATGAAATATATGATAATGTTCAAAATATAGAGGAAAAGAATAAAATCATGACTTCATTTATTAAATCAACACTATTGAATTAA